A segment of the Carya illinoinensis cultivar Pawnee chromosome 1, C.illinoinensisPawnee_v1, whole genome shotgun sequence genome:
TTCTCTATGTATGTTTTCAACTTCTTCCGTTGTGTTTCTATTACTTTGGTTTAGTATTTTGGGATCAGCGTCACCTCAAGTTCTTGCCCGAATTTGAGAAGAACTTGAGGACCTCAAGTGGACCCACTTTTGTTTATTTCTCTCTACTTGAACCACTCAAATTCAGGCAAAACCTTCAGGGAATTTTTTACAGTATTTTGATGTTAAAAGTTATGGTGATTTTTCACAGGGAGACATCTATCATCATGCGAGCTTGGTGAAGGCAATCAAGCAAGTCGATATAGTGATCTCTGCAGTTGGGAAACAACAGCTAGCTGATCAAGTGAAGATAATTGCTGCCATCAAAGAAGCTGGGAATATCAAGGCAAGCCATCTTCCGAAACAAATTCTCAATATTCTCCTGGCAGTTCTCTTTTGGCTTTTGTATTGTAATTCTTGAAATCGAATGAATGGTGATAATAACTTAGAGAATGAAATATGGGCTGGTTTCAGAGATTCCTCCCATCTGAGTTTGGAAAGGATGTGGATCGTGTCCTTGCAGTTGAGCCAGCTGCAAGCCTTTACAAGTCCAAGGCTAACATCCGGAGATCAATTGAGGCTGAAGGAGTTCCATATACCTACATAGTATCCAATGGCTTTGCTGGGTATTTTTTGCCTAACTTTGGACAGAAAGGTGCCACAGTTCCTCCTAGAGACAAAGTAGTAATAACTGGAGACGGAAATCCCAAAGGTATTAGCATAACATTCATTCATCTTACCACCAAATTAAATTACTTTCTTTATTGGTAAATGTATGTAAGTAGGCTAGCTAGATCAGCTACTTCAGTTGCTGAAGATCAAGTGATTGATATTTTGAACCATGTTTACAGCAATTTTTGTCAAGGAAGAAGATATTGCTACTTACACTATAAAAGCAGTGGATGATCCGAGAACCTTGAACAAGATCCTCTACATGAGACCCCCTGCCAATATTTTGTCCTTCAATGAGATTGTCTCCCTGTGGGAGAAGAAGATCGGCAAGACCCTGGAGAAGATTCATGTTCTGGAGGATCAACTTCTTGAGAAAATCAAGGGTGAGTTATAGCAAATTTGACTGGTTGTTGTATACTCTGTGCTTGCTTCTGgatcatttcaaaaaattttcccATGAGTAGAGCTGTTCCCATTCCCCCGCTGAAGAATGCAAAGATAATTTCAGTGAAGTCCGTGTTGTTTCGATTGATACTTGATTTTGGTTTTCCTGCAGAATCTCCCATCCCCTTGAACTTAATTCTATCCCTCAGTCACGCAGCGTTTGTGAAAGGAGATGCTACAAACTTTGAGATTGAGGCATCTTTTGGTGTTGAGGCTTCTGAGCTTTATCCAGAGGTGAAATACACTACTGTGGATGAATACCTCGATCAGTTTGTCTGAAATACAACCCTCAGCGAAGACTCCATGGTCGGTGTGGCATTTGCTACTTGTCATtgtgtcttttttttatttggcatAATTCGAATTTTACAAGCAATTTTAATAATACGAAGTTCTATGATAAGATAGGAATACCATATAAATCATTCATTAACTGGAATTATAATTTTCACTTTAATTGCAAGCTCTAGATATggaattataattttcattttaatagcaAGCTCTAGTTGAGAATTGAGGCCAATGCAGCATAACAATGATGACTGTAAAATTTAAATcctaacaaataaaagaaaaatagtagtGTTGCGTGTAAGCATAATTTTATACACAATATTATACATACAAAGGGTAGCCctattttatcattgttttcctttttaatctaaatttcaaatttttataacttttaggaGTTGAAATATGAACATGTATggttatgaaaataaaattataaggcCCTGTTCGGATAGTcagttggttttattttttctcatctcaacatccagacactatttaaacacaaacatttttcaatttctctaacatatttttcatataatcattacaaaattttcaaactttcatataaaaaaaatatcaaaaaaaaattatattaaaaaattatatttttataatattttaactttataatatttttattcaactttttctgtcttatttatcaaaattaaataaaaatcttaactaaAAGTAAGGGTGGGCCTACACCCACAGACTCCCGCTAggctatttgattttttttttcacattattttttcaatatttttaaatattttttttataaaaaattcagaatattattaaataatattttcttaattacttagttataaaaataaaaataaaaataaaactcgaGAATGCAGCCAGGCCCAATAGAGTATTATTATTCATTGAAACCATCCAAACGGTATATCACGCAACCTAATGATTTCTAGCAAAGAGTCTTGGCAACACGCTATCCACCTAATTCAACACCAACCAAACTGCATGCTTGTTCAGCCCAAACTACCTAATTCTTGTTGGACTTGTTAGCAGATTCACCCCAATAGAATAAAGAGTAATACCATTATAGCCTATACATCTTAATTTTTACCTCTTACTTTATTCCTTTGATGTGACACTATAATATGACTcgtaatttatcaaaaaaaatttaaaaatatatattaaagcaAAATGCAGCtcgaaaaaacaaaaagaaacattaaaatcctagattttctctacttttttatttttatgtttttaatttttttttaataaacaatataatagCACATTGTAGTACTACATCAAGAGAGCAAAGTGATGTACCTCcgaaattttattgaataatcCTCACTTTTGACGGAGGGAAACTATGAtcacaacataaaaccaacttattgaaaaaaatcaatataataaaCATGACCATCAACttcaaataaaactaaaaacattaccaaactAATTCCGAAACCGTGGATGACCCAAATTTCCAATTTTCAAATATCCTCTTAATAGCTTAGGAATATCCTCATAAACCTCCCGATGAGCCGACAATCCTCCTGCACCTATTTTTGCAAGATAATCTGctaaaaaatttccttttcgatatatatattgaaactgCATATTCATCCCACTcaacaaattttgaatttcatcctAAAAATCTTCCAAATATCATACCAAGCATCTCTTATCAAACATCCATTTAATAACTAACATAGAATCcatctcaatatcaatattatgaaaatgaaaggaTTTTGCAAACTGCAAACCATGCAATAATCCTAATAATGccgcattattatttttaccttcaccaaaataattagaaaaggCAGCCAAAAATTTTTCATGATGGTCGCGAAAAACTTCACCAACGCCCATGACACCTAGGTTGCCAATACAACTTCTATGTATATTTACTTTTATTCGACCAAGAGCTAGAGAATACCATCAAACTAACAAAGGCAACTTATAAGACAGTTGCTTGAACAGCACAACTAGAGAAGTTAGAAACTCTTGACCACGGCACATTCACACCTCCtgttctttcattttcagtGCAAATCAACCAATGTAGTGTTTTACTCTTGCCCAAACCGATTGCATTGGTTCACACAACTCTTCCATTCTAGCTTTACATCTTCTACTCTACAAACACCATATAACAATGCATGGTAAGAGCCAAATAACAAGCCaacttttgaagatttttttgcTTTATGAAACCAACATTCCACTTTATCAAGCCATCCCCTTCCTCTCATGGACTACAAACCTGCACAATTAAAGGCTTTTTCCCAAATCATTTCGGCAAACTTACATTTTGCCAAGACATGATTTAAATCCTCATACTCTCCTAAGTCACAAGAGTTGCATCTTGAGAAAATAGGAATTCCTAACTTTCGAACATTATCATCCATACTCAAAGCATTTAGAAATGCTTTCTATACCatcaccaattttttttttgttagagaAGTATGCCGCACCCACTTAGACCATGCAACCACATGTAGGGCTGTACAAGAACAATTGGAACTAGCCAGCAACCGATCAGACCAACTGCTGGAGCACGGAACCGGCAAGGAGCCAGTTAGTGGGCGAGAGAATAATTGAGAAAACTGATATCAGCAGTTCGGAGCCAGTTCAAACCCATGGGAAACGGCTAAACTAACCGatcctatttaattaatttattttttgaatatatgtatataaaacggcaccgtttcacttaaatgagtgaaacggtgtcgttttgGGGCTCGGAGGTTAAAAAAATAGTCTGCAACCCTCCTTCACAGAAATGCTGTTCTTTTTCTTCACAGCATCCCTCCATCATAGAGACGCCGATGGTAGACCGAAGACCGTGTCGACGCACGTCGAGACTGATGGGATATGTTTCTCTCCCAACGTCGACCGGTTTCAATCGGTTCTAAACAGTTTTCTCCCACGTCAGCGGGGTTTCGATTTTGCATCGAAACCGACGCCGATAAGTCGATGTACAGCCCTAACCAAAGGATCTCGAATTCTCAAACAAGACCAAGTACTTTTTGTTGTAAACTTCCCATCAACATTTTTAGTCCACACCAAAATATCCTCACCTTCCTTATGTTGCCCCAAACTTTGCATAATAGAGCAAACTTTATTAACACCAACCAGTCGACAAAGCAAATCAACCTCCCATTCATTTTCAAGTTTGCATTTCTGAATCACAATCTTTGAAAATGGGCACACTGAAAACTAAATGGTTAGAGGCCCCTCATCCAACCATTATACCAAAAAGAAATTCTCCCCTCCCTTATTTTCTAGTGAGAATGATTTAAAACTAACAGTAAGCACCTTACAATCATACGCCAATTTTTTGAACCCTTACAAGGATCAATCAATGACAAATGATTAATTTTCACATACTTAGCTCGGAAAAAGTTTGCCCAAAGAGAATTTTCATGTAATAGCTTCAACACAAATTTAGCATGTAAAGAAAGTTGAATATCATCCAACCTTTTAATACCGAGACCTCCTTCCTCAATTGGTAAACAAATCTTCTTCCAAGAGTGACGTTTATCTCCCCCATCCAAAAACCCCCAAAAAATTTACTAAGAAATACATTAATGCTCTGCAAAATAGCTTTAGGAACCTGGATACGGGATAGTAAATGAATAGGCAAGCTCATCAAAACTTGGCGTATCAAAATCAACCGAGCACCTCAGGATAATAACTTGGATTTCCAGCCACCGATTCGAGCACAAATTTTATTCACCAAGTAGTCTAAATGAGATACCATCCACCTACCTGAAACAACAGGAACACCTAGGTAACGGACGGGGAAACTAACTTCATGAAAACCAGTTGCACGTAAGAGCTCTCAATGACAAACATGGTtgattgaatttgaaaaatCCATAGAAGACTTTCTAACACTAATCTTTTGACTTGACCAGCTTTcataaagatataaaattttcagaatATTCCGAAGGGATTTAAGACTCCCATTTGTAAAGATAACAATGTCATCTGCATAGAGAAAATATGAGTTGAGAGGAATTCCTCTCAAATGAGAAAATGGCTCAATTTTTCCTTCATCAAAACTCCGTTTTAACAGCCTTGATAAAACCTCatcaaccaaaataaataaaagaggagATAATGGATTACCTTGCCGAAGACCCCTCCCACTTTTGAAAAAACCTTTAGAGACACCATTCATAACCACAGAAAACTAAGGTGAAGAAATACAATTCCGaatcaaatcacaaaatttcaaagaaaaacCAAATGCTTCCACCACATGCAATAAAAAATCCGACTCCACGCTATCATATGCTTTGGTCATATTCACCTTCATCAGGACATTACTACTTTGCCTCTTAGAATTAATTTAAAGAACCATTTCTTGAATCAAGctaatattgtaaaaaatacTTCTTCCAGGGAGAAAAGCTCATTGCTTAGGCGAGAAATCAATCTAGAGAAAATAGGAGTAAGTCTTTGAACAAGTATCTTTGAACAAACTTTATAAATAATTGAGCACAAGCTGATCGGATGAAACTTATCAAGGCTTGTTGGGttatatgttttgtttttattttttattttttattttttatgtaaatcaaATGATGTGGATGAATAATAACAAGATAATGTCTGAAATAGACATGAATTTGAACATAAGGTATTGCAGTATAAGACTTTATTGTTCGTGTTAAAGATTATGttgaattaaattacaagtATTATAGTACATTGAAGAAATtttgttgattatataacaGAGAACCGTCATGACTCACTTTAGTAGCTAATTCGACATTGATGTTACAGAACTCATATAATGTATTTGAGCTATGAATGTCTTTTGAAAATGAACGTGCACAGTATGgttaatttcttgtaataaatctatgaaattttctttgaaaaggaaaatgttattttatagGCATATAGATCAAGTGAGAGAATGTAAAAGTTTTATCGAAACTCAATGCCCCACATGTCCATATCTCTTTGGGtttatattaattcaaattGTATCGCTTAATTATTGAGCTATAGTGGGATACAAATACCTCTAGATTTCATGATGACCAAAAGTCTATTTAAGTACTTAAAGGGTCAAGGGTTCTCCCCTCCAACATGATTGTGTCTCTTACTTATGAAAAAGTTGCTCGGGTGATTATTCTCTCATAGTCATGTGAAATTCTCCATCGAACTACAATGATGAGAAGTACGTTTTCtaactattattatttaatgttatgaatcatagaaaataaaaaactctaatatttaatattttgtgttaaaaaaatttaacatatttGCCATCACAGTTCTCCATTTAAAATAGAGTTATGAAAAATCTTGTGAAAAATGGTTTTATATTTGCCATTTTCCAGCTTATTTTTCCATTATGTTTGTAATCATAGCCCCGTCAATTCACCCAAGACTAAGCCATCAGATGGTGTTGATCTAATTTATGCTgaccaaagaaaataaataaaaactgtaAAATGACTCTTAAATAACCAGACAAACACAACGATTGCAACTCAAATTGTTAAAGCTAAGAAAAAAGAAtctcaaattgttgaaaaagaaaGGTTTGGCAAACAGATAAGTTCCAACTATTTGAAAATCTTATCATTTTGGACAAACCACTGGTGCAAAATGCTTCATATAAATCGGGATTTGACATCAAGTATGAGACAGCTCAGAAACATACAAATATCAAGGAACTTGAATTTGGACAACAAGATATCCACGTTCCTTTTTAATGACTTCCCACAAATAGACATTGGAAACCAAAGCAGTCAGAGGTTCATTTTAAGAAAGACTAAAGAAAATCCAAACCAAATTAAGGCTTCTTTTGAGTAATAAGGTATTCTCAAGTATTTGTATATATTCCCTTTTCAAACatcattaaaacataaaatagtttttaattttaaatgtttaactttttcatctaattattacctaattattatctaatcacaaactccaatacaacttttctaagttttcaattaaaacataaaaaataatataacttttttaaattctgaaacaaaaatattattaaaaagttatattcaaaataatcttttttttatattatttttatttaactttttttttctctctttttctaaaccaataaaatatctttactcaaattattttactattattcaccaATCCTAATTGATTGTGGGAGGTGGTAACTCTCCATGAGTAGGAGAAAGCTCAGTTTGAtgtattttgatatatataaatacatatatatatatatatatatatatatatatatatatatttataatagaaAAGGGGATGCGGAAGAGTGAGAAGAAATTAGAGATAGACTTTGAGGATACATTCTTACTATTTTTAATtgtgattaaatacaatataTTGGTCTCTGTAAAATTTATAGAGAAATTACGTAGGGATAAAATAaggtaaatatttttatcataatgaaaatcaaatatattgATTCCATAATTATGAAATCAAGTGAGGATAatatccaaatcaaattcttgcttgATAATATTATCTCTAACATCCCATCAAACTCAAggtgaaaaattttaaaatttgagtgGAACTTTTATATTCATTGATTTACGTTCAATACAATGATGAAAATGACGTTGTTGATGGAGTGACTGTCAAACAAATGGAACATCAAATCTAGAATTGGGGCTAATAATGGATTGATAATGGGCCAAAGTCAACAAAGAGCTAATAATAGGCCAAAAGACTGAGCTGATAATGGGTTAGTATGGTCTTGGTCAATTATAGGACCAAGATCATAAGGCCAAAATCATGTCTTGGCCTCATACAATGTTCAAGACATATTAAAACCTTAAAAATTTGCTAACAACTATTAAACATGCACCAAATGCATGAACTTGAGACAAAACACGATTGAATGACGATAAAATGGCTAATACTAGGCCAAAAGATTGCTCCAATAATGCTTAATATGACTTTGGTCAACTATAAGACCATGAGCAAAAGGCTAAATACTAGTCCGGGACTTCATACAATACTCACAACaaatcaaaatccaataaaaagggttataactaataaatatgcTCCAAATACATGAACTGAAAACATGATTAAACAAAGATAGAAACTTTGTGAGAGATAAAACTGGAGGAAGAACTTAGAAACAATAATCCATAGGATTGAGTCTCACATTAGCTAAGAGGTTTGATACCATGAATCcatgatagaaaatataatataatagcaAAGGAGATGGGCAGGGATAAGGAAGGAGAAATAGATCTTGAAGGTTTTATCTTTGGTCGTTCTTAatgtgattgaataaaaaatattgatccatatttataagaaaattatatagaGATAAGATTGATCAATATCTATCATCTCAGTGAAAACCAAAtctcttaatttaataataattatgtaaattgatttgataattatgaaattaaatcaGAATCGAATCAACTTTGATTGAATAatgttaaggacgtgtcccaCTTCTACTCTACAACCGTACACCTATATAATGTCGAGAAGATCAGGCGTGATTCGCTTGAGAACActctgatgcctaagtcagtgaaatgcaatcaaaatgattcggAATTCAAAAAAGAGTTCAATCCCTTACTCAAGGGTTATCTGATGTATATAGGCTCATACACAGTACTTATTTTATTCAGAATTTATCAATGAGGATCATCATTCAATACTTTGAATGATTTTGCAATTGTATGAGGTCTCTATCTTTCCGTGAAAGATGGTGTGACTCATGTATAATTTTGATTTACTTTAGACTTCCTTATTCCCCTCAATCAAACAAGGACCTCTCCTATGGGCTTCTCTCCCTCTTTGAGCTTTTATGATAGAATGGGTTTTTTGGTTTAAATAGGCACCGGATAATATTATCTCATAATAAAGGAACTCTGGTTTGGTTTTCATCACTAACCCAATATAAGTGGCAACACTCTGATTTCATCATAAACACTGCGATCGTCCATTTCATTTGAAATTCCCTCGGAATGGCTCAAAAAAGCAAGATTTTGATAATCGGAGCCACCGGATACATCGGAAAATTCCTAGTGGAGGCAAGCGCGAAAGATGGACGCTCAACTTTTGCATTGGTCAGAGAAAGCACAGCTTCGAGTCCTGACAAGTCCGAGCTGATTGAGAGCTTCAAGAGCTCTGGAGTTACACTTCTCCATGTATGTTTTCTTCATGCGTGTGATTTTCTTAAgttgttttgatattttgatcttggaaattcatgaaaacttatcaCAGGGAGACATCTATAATCATGAGAGCTTGGTGAAGGCAATCAAGCAAGTTGATGTAGTGATCTCTGCAGTTGGGTTTCAACAACTGGGGGATCAGGTGAAGATTATTGCTGCCATCAAAGAAGCTGGAAATATCAAGGCAAGCCATCTTGCTAATCAACCTTTCAATATATTCGTTCAAGTTCTGTTTCCTTTTTGGATTGCAATTTTGAACTAAATGAGtcaaggaaagaaaaattggGTGGGTAACAGAGATTCCTCCCATCAGAATTTGGAATGGATGTGGATCGTTCCAATGCAGTGGAGCCAGCTGCAAGCCTTTTTGCTCTTAAGGCGAGCATCCGGAGATCCATCGAGGCCGCTGGAATTCCATATACCTACATCGTGTCCAATGGCTTTGCCGAGTACTTCCTGAGAAATTTTGGACAGTCAGGTGCCACAGTACCTCCAAGAGACAAAGTAGTAGTACTTGGCGATGGAAATATCAAAGGTATTAGCATATAATTAATCCATTTATTGACCCTTAATGACTTGTATATATGGTAATTGGATTTAGACCAgctatttttgttataaaaatcctgtaatttccattttctttgtTACAGTAATTTTTAACAAGGAAGGAGATATTGCCACTTATACGATAAATGCAGTTGATGATCCAAAAACGTTGAACAAGATCCTTTATATGAGACCTCCTGCTAACATTTTGTCCTTCAATGAGATTCTCTCCCTGTGGGAGAAAAAAATCAGCAAGACCCTGGAGAAGATTTAtattctagaagaccaacttCTTGAGAAAATCCGGGGTGAGTTTATACCAAATTTCAATAAGGATACTTTCTTGTTGCTTTGTTTCGATTTAGTGATAGGTGGATTATCTTCTTTATCTCTAGAAACTATCTTACCAACCATTAACTGTATGATCGCAAGATTATCACAAGATTCAAAGTAACTATAACACTATAGCCTTTAGTTGATGATCCAAAAACGTTGAACAAGATCCTTTAGATGAGACCTCCTGCTAACATTTTGTCCTTCAATGAGATTCTCTCCCTGTGGGAGAAAAAAATCAGCAAGACCCTGGAGAAGATTTAtattctagaagaccaacttCTTGAGAAAATCCGGGGTGAGTTTATACCAAATTTCAATAAGGATACTTTCTTGTTGCTTTGTTTCGATTTAGTGACAGGTGGATTATCTTCTTTATCTCTAGAAACTATCTTACCAACCATTAACTGTATGATAGCAAGATTATCACAAGATTCAAAGTAACTATAACACTATAGCCTTTAATTCGAAGTGGTAGTTACCTATTAGTTGATGAAACCAAGCTATCTTTTTATCTTCGTCAATGCTTGTAGCATGTATGTTTTCTATACGATATTTATTGGCATGTAATTGTATCTGCTTTAAAGGTAATCCTCTTTGAGTTTCCTCTTGAATTTAACAATTCCACGTATTtctgaagaatgaaagatagtTCAGTGAAGGTTGGGCTGTTCTGATAGTTTTTTGCTTTTCTGCAGAATCTCCAGCCCCCTCAAACATCATTCTATCCATCTTATACTCTGTGTTTGTGAAGGGAGATAATGCAAATTATGAGATTGACGATTCTTTTGGAGTGGAGGCTTCTGAGATTTATCCAGAGGTGAAATACACAACTGTGGAGGAATACCTCGATCAGCTTGTCTAAACTTGGACATTTGTTTGTGGCAATATGTTCTGTTTGCAGTGTACAACAAATATAAGAACTTGTGAAGTCTCCATGGTCTGAGTACTGTGGCACTTGCTACCTTTCATTTGTGCCCTTGTTTATATTTGTCATAAAAACCCTTGTACTGGAACCTTTGTACTGTTGTTTCAATCTTGAAATAGTATTTGTGTtgtgattcaaaaaaaaaaaaaaaaaaaaaaaaagccttatTCTGAGGTTCTTGTTAATCTCTTGGTGCTTCAAATGAATCTTTTGCTTTTTCCTGATGAAGGGACATGGAGATTTTCCTCTAAAGCTGATTTTTAAACCAATGGTTTGTTGATTGAGGGACTTACACTGATGAACCTTGTGTTATGAATGAAAGCGAATGGtaaaattagtttattgttagTTAATTCTACCAAGTTTCTGAATTCGGAATTAAAGATGATTTAAGCACGAAGTATTTAGTTTTAATGATGTGTAACTTTTAGATATTCTTGGGCATTATCTTTAGTAGTCCAAAATTGTTTCTTATGAGAGAAAATAACTTGTAAGATATTGAGCCTCAAAGCAAAACAGTTTTCTCTCTTATATACAGACCATCGTGCTGTTGATCTTTGATCATTCTTGTTTTTGGAGAGTCAAAAAGTTCATTGGCGTATTGTGAGTTCATCAGTGATACTAGTGGAGTTTCAGTAGATCTAATAAGGTTTGTTTATGGGGGAAGCTGTGGAAGAATACCAAAGTTTTGAAACTACTGGGAGTGGAGATCAAATAGGTCGCTTGCAGGGATTACAATATGGTTTTTGAGTCTGCATGTGTTTTCTAAGGTCTTAAACAAATTGGAATATCTTTCTTTCATAGTGGACATAGGCACTAGTTGAGCAACTGGAATgatgcattctttttttttttttttttcgaaaaatTCTTCAAAAGTTTTTCCTTCATGATCAAAATATTTaagatctttttttatttttttacaactttCTTAGATTTTGATCTTGATATATTAATCTATtgattatttactatttattgttCTGCTATATTTTGTTCAAACACCTCTTCACCCTGTTAGGTGTATTCTGGAATCTAGATCAGTGCCATCTAAAAATATCTACGTTTAATCCTCTTTTGTGAAGGGCAAATATGGCTAACCATTTTGGAGATGCAAGTGAGTAAAGTTTCACAAAGTTCATTGATGAACTTGCAGCATGAAGTTGCTGCCCAGGAAGAAAATAAGGCACCAGACAAGGAGCAGTGTAGAGGTGCACCTGCTATTTTCAAAGCAGAAAAAGCAAGTGTTGATAATGGAGCTGTAGAgacaaaaattggctaggattagatgactaaatgataagatttatcttatcattatttgattaaatttggatgaatgtaaaataagagataactttatctttaacaacattgagtttatctagaTGTCTATAAGGctgtttagataagtcagttACATGAATTTCGAATCTATAAGAGTCTGCAATTATCAAGACCCGAAGTTGAACACAGATAaagattagatgactaaataataaggtttatcttatcattatttgattaaatttggattaatgtaaaataagagattactttatctttaacaacattgagtttatctagatgtctataaggttgtttagataagtcagttACATGAATTTCGAATCCATAAGAGTCTGCAATTATCAAGACCGAAGCTGAACACAGATAAGAAACTACAGTGAagagttatcgcgaaatgtcaGCAACCCGTCAGGAAACGTTCTCGCGACTGTCTCTACCCGTCAGTAGAGTCCTActgtgactagaactctttccagaatTTCTGTTTAAAGGGATTCAGTTTTGTATCTCAGCAAGAGTTTTGAGCCATGAATTTTGGAGAGTATATTCTGAAcatttatgaaagaaaattcacttgaaaattttcattgagtttttcatctcttcttgagtgtgattaTGTTTTGAGTGTGAActaacatcgattggatttcagcttcTGGAGTTCTAGAAggaaagtcaacatttgaagatcgccagaggttctggctgctattgtggtagaagacaaacgggtcgtttgtctaggcaagtaagagagtcgaattgcaaaggttttataattg
Coding sequences within it:
- the LOC122308257 gene encoding eugenol synthase 2-like isoform X1; protein product: MAQKSKILIIGATGYIGKFLVKASVKDGHSTFAFVRESTASSPDKSEIIESFKSSGVTLLYGDIYNHESLVKAIKQVDAVISAVGFQQLGDQTKIIAAIKEAGNIKRFLPSEFGTDVDRFHAVEPAASLFAVKASIRRSIEAAGIPYTYIVSNGFAESFLRKLGQAGATAPPRDKVLVLGDGNIKEKSKILVVGATGGFGKYIVEASMKGGHSTFALVREGTASSSEKLKVLEVFKSSGVTLLYGDIYHHASLVKAIKQVDIVISAVGKQQLADQVKIIAAIKEAGNIKRFLPSEFGKDVDRVLAVEPAASLYKSKANIRRSIEAEGVPYTYIVSNGFAGYFLPNFGQKGATVPPRDKVVITGDGNPKAIFVKEEDIATYTIKAVDDPRTLNKILYMRPPANILSFNEIVSLWEKKIGKTLEKIHVLEDQLLEKIKESPIPLNLILSLSHAAFVKGDATNFEIEASFGVEASELYPEVKYTTVDEYLDQFV
- the LOC122308267 gene encoding phenylcoumaran benzylic ether reductase Betv6-like is translated as MAQKSKILIIGATGYIGKFLVEASAKDGRSTFALVRESTASSPDKSELIESFKSSGVTLLHGDIYNHESLVKAIKQVDVVISAVGFQQLGDQVKIIAAIKEAGNIKRFLPSEFGMDVDRSNAVEPAASLFALKASIRRSIEAAGIPYTYIVSNGFAEYFLRNFGQSGATVPPRDKVVVLGDGNIKVIFNKEGDIATYTINAVDDPKTLNKILYMRPPANILSFNEILSLWEKKISKTLEKIYILEDQLLEKIRESPAPSNIILSILYSVFVKGDNANYEIDDSFGVEASEIYPEVKYTTVEEYLDQLV